CCATTTCATTATTCATATTTTACAGCCCTTGCTGGAGGAATGCAAGAAGCACGATAAGCAGGGTATGTTCCTCCAATAATGGCAATTATAAAGCTAGAGGCCAGGGCAAGGACAATGCTATACCAAGGAATTACCATCTCCCAAGAGGCATACCAGCCAATAAGATTTGCCCCAATTATCCCAAAGACAATGCCAATTATTCCACCCGTTCCTGAGATAACCATTGCCTCTTTTAAGAATTGAAAGAATATATCCTTTTTCCTTGCCCCAAATGCCCTTCGGACACCTATCTCAGATGTTCTATGATGAACCGACAAAAGCATCATACTTAAGATGCTGATAATGCTGACAATGAGGCTTATTATACCAATGGTGGCAATGAATGTGTTTGCCTGTTTGGTTTGGGATTCTAGTTCATCAAGGAGGCGACCTGCCGATGATATACAAAACTTTTTATCCTTGCCATATCTTTCTTTTAAAACATTTATAATCTCATATGCCTCTTTTTCCACACTTTTGTGGACATTAAGACCCTCTTTCTCATCATAAACCCATTTACCCCTTTTTATCTTCTCCTGCCATTCCTTAAATTCCTTTTCCGAGGTAATTCTCTTATATTTAATCCCCTTTTCCAAAGCCTTATCCTTTTTTATTGCTATTTTAATAAATACCTCTCCTAGAAAACCCTTATATTTAGGGTCTGATGGCTCTAAAACCTCACTTACTACTGTATAGGGGATAAATATCCCTTGATTATCATCACACCACCACTCCTGGCTAAAAATAGGTAATGCAAAAGGATTCTCTCTTGCTAATACACCAATAACAGTAAAGGGTTCTTTTGGTAAGGGGAAAGAATCTCTTTTATTTCTTTCATAATACGCCATATCTTCAGGAGAAAGTGCTACCTTTATCTTTTTACCAATTATATTCTTTTCCCTTAAAAAGATATAGGTGGTATTTCCCAATACACAAACCCTTCTCTTTAGTTTTAAATCTAGCCTATTGATAAATCTTCCTTTAATTACCTTCAAATTCTTTATCTTTTGATAATCAGGCAGGGTTCCAAGAAACATTCCCCCAATTGGTTCTATCCTAGAGTATTTTTTTCCAAGAACCCCAACCGGCCAACTACTACCACCCAAATCTCCCGAAGAAAGCATTGCAATTGCCTTTATAAACTTGCATCTTCTTTTGATATATAAAAGGTCTTCATAAGTAAGATTAAAATAGTTGACCGGCTTATCCGGGTCAATTTTATTAGAATC
This sequence is a window from bacterium. Protein-coding genes within it:
- a CDS encoding FtsX-like permease family protein, giving the protein MLEIIKESLKSLSFSKRCLFLSISFIPITIGCVILLFSITSTISNRILKDIEDMGADILRLDPTDSNKIDPDKPVNYFNLTYEDLLYIKRRCKFIKAIAMLSSGDLGGSSWPVGVLGKKYSRIEPIGGMFLGTLPDYQKIKNLKVIKGRFINRLDLKLKRRVCVLGNTTYIFLREKNIIGKKIKVALSPEDMAYYERNKRDSFPLPKEPFTVIGVLARENPFALPIFSQEWWCDDNQGIFIPYTVVSEVLEPSDPKYKGFLGEVFIKIAIKKDKALEKGIKYKRITSEKEFKEWQEKIKRGKWVYDEKEGLNVHKSVEKEAYEIINVLKERYGKDKKFCISSAGRLLDELESQTKQANTFIATIGIISLIVSIISILSMMLLSVHHRTSEIGVRRAFGARKKDIFFQFLKEAMVISGTGGIIGIVFGIIGANLIGWYASWEMVIPWYSIVLALASSFIIAIIGGTYPAYRASCIPPARAVKYE